The Molothrus aeneus isolate 106 chromosome 11, BPBGC_Maene_1.0, whole genome shotgun sequence genome segment ATCCTATATTATTTTGGGAGTGTAATAGCCAAACCACAAAGACATCCTGTGCTGAGTTTCTCCAGTCAAGCCATTAGACTATTCTTTTTGCTCTCACACCCACAACACCCTCGCACATGGCACTCAGGCCATCCCACACCTGTGCAAAGTCACCAAGTGAGTACTTGAGGACAGCTTATTTATGACTCAGAACTGACGATAAGAAATGTTATTGACAATTCTGTGTTGTTTCAGACTTTGCACAGCTCCTGTTCTCTCAGTGACATAACCAGTGACATAACCTTCCTTTGAAGTGAAAGCATCTCCTGAGCATTTTGTTTGCTCACCCTCAGCAGCAGACTGCTGGCAATACATGTTCCTCTCCTCAGACTACTCTGGGTGCTATTACAGCAGAACCCAAACACATGCACAGAACTCTTTTTGTGAAACAGATCTGTTCTACTGAGGATGTGTTTGCAGTGACACTAATTATATTGATATAAGGAGAAATGATGAATCTTAATCACATACCTAAGGGCTAAGATTTCTAGTAGGAGAAACAACTCAAATGTGACCCCTTTGCCCTTTGAGAAGATGCTTGATGTTCCTTTATGTACAAATCCTGGAAGCATTAAAACTCTGCACTTATAATTAAGCAAATTATATTAGTGAAttacaatgaaataaaaaaatcaagcacTGTGAACTAGAATTATTCAGATGTTTtacccccctccccaaattacaGCATGCATTCCCatagtaaaaaataaatgtcattaaTCAGTGAAGTTGTCCTGATTATTTGTATGTGCTAATATTTTCCAGCTAAGGCTTGTAAAAGGATAATAACTCATTGAACCTTTTTCACTTGTTATGCAGCCAGTACAGCTTTCTTGAACTAGCAGTTCAGATTTAACAAAAGCTGCTATTCTGCATgttcaaaatttatttcttagaGACACAGCAAGCTCCTGAAACCCTGGTCTTATCAGAGCCATATTCACTTATATTTGCTTGGCTGCAATAGTTTTCATGGCACATGAGGCCCACCCATCCTATGATAAAATGAAATGTGGTTgtaaaagaaagagagaggctTCTTATTGTGTGGACCAGGAGCTTGCAACACAAATGATCAGCAGACTTGTCCCAGGATCAGGCTTGTTTTTgatctgtgtttttctgttgcCCCCAAATTAGTGGGAGAGCGAAAGGAGCGAAACTcagtgggacagcagggacaaagCATTGGGAGGAGGTAAAAGTGCAGGCAGGTCTTGCAAATctgtggagcaggagaagaTCCACAGAGAGCCAAGAATCACAGCTCCGAGCTCTTTCCTCCTGCTCACCACAGAGGCACAGCACACTGCTCAGCAATGCAATGGAACTTGctgttggaagaaaaaaaaaaaaaaaaaaagattgcgctagtttgtttttttccttatcacTAACTTTGGAGGCAGATATTTAAAAGcacagcaggttgagggagctCAGAGTTCTCTGGGGGCAGCATCTTCCCTTTCAAAGGACAGGGCTTCTCTTTGAACCCTGGGGAATTGACACAACTGTGTGACTTGGCAAATCTGACCTTGTTGCGTGTTGGGGCTGGTGTCGGCCACGaggaacagctcagtgtgctgtgATGAGTTCAACAGCTGCCATCCCCACCAATCAATCAGTCACTTCCTGCCCTGGATTGCTCCCTGTCTATCATAAGTAATTTCCCACAAGGATCCCGACCATATCAGTGTCAGTAATGTAAAATCTGCATCATTTTTGCACGAGTGCTTTGCTGCTTTAGCATGGGAGCTCCCACCAGAGTGCCCCAGACCCTGAAGCCCCTGGGTGACCCGCAGTGTTGAGGATGGGTTTATAGGTTATAGCCACATACAGAAGTTGCTCATGGTACCCCTACTTTGCACTCCTGCAGGGTTCAGCTGCCATTCAGTGATGTGGAAGGTTAAAGTCTCCTCAATATTGTAAGCAGTTTGTGAACTGGATCATTTCCAGGCTCTCTGTGCAGCACCTAACACAACAAATTGCATGACAGGGATTTCCACACAGATGCCAATacaaataaagcaataaaaccTTCAGAATATAATCTACTCTTAAAGAAGAAACTCTCTGCCCTctttggctgctgggctggaggatAAGGCAGTCCCTGACAGGCACTAAAGGCTGCCTGGACCTTTAAGAGCTGCTGTTGCCAGTGCAGCTCTTGCTGGGACCTTTGGAACAGCCCAGGGTGGAAAGCCTGAGCTGACTGCGTGTGAGGTGAGCTCTGCATGCCTGATCTTTaacttccctctgcagctctgggtcaGCCCCTCTGGGAAAGCTCACCCCTGTGAGTCTGCACAGCCTGTGCACAGCACTGTGGGTGTATTAGCAAAGCACAAACTACAGGAACCGGGGCTGATGGTGAGTGAAGGGCATTTTCTAAGTGCAACCTTGAGTGTTTGAGAGTGAAACTAACCCTTTATTTTGAGCCAGAGTGTATGAAAAATGCAGCTATTGACTCACAGTGTAACTTTGAATCAAACAAACCGTGTAGGCATGTACATGAGGATCCAGCCTTGGAACTTCCTCCTGATTCTCAGCAGAAATGAGAATCCTAATATTCAGCCTAATTACAAAAGGACCCAGTGATCCCGAGGGATGTGTGCAGAGAGGCAGAACCATCTCTGAATCTCAAAGCTGCAGGAACACTGAGCAAACactgcctcagctgctgcaggggcagaagCAAACGAGGCTGAGATCTGGACTGAGGCTTGGGATATTTGGCAACTCAATTTTGGAATACAGATTGTCCCCTGGGAGAGGGTTTGCTcactcctgcagcctcctggctCTCACAGCAGCAATGGCTGTGCCAAGGAAAAATCTGCCTTCAGGAGAGCCAGGGAGTAAACACTGATTTATGTGGATGCTCCCTAATGTCAATGATGTTGTAGTGCAGCTTTATTGTACTTAAACCTCTTTAAGTATTCATTGAGATTAGAGCACATGTTGTCAGCCACTGCAAGGCTGTCTCTGAAGCAGACTTTAAATTGATGAGGCCAGagaaggggaaactgaggcatgagCAGGGAATTTCCCAAAAGGCTTTCCCAATACATTTTCCCAAAGCCTCATTGGCAGCACCCTATGGGGACTCTCCATGGCTGGATGAAGGGAGCTGGTTTTATTCTATACTTTCACCATGTAATGGGGACACCCAGACCCAGGAGATGGCTTACAAGGGGGGGCATCAGGCCTTCTGCTGCTGACCGAGGGCAGGGACTGATCTGGTTTTGCTTGAAGGTAAATTCCAAGTGTGTCAGACCCACCAAGCTGATGCACTCCTCTGGACTCCTGCTGGTCACAGAGATTCAGCTCCACATCCTTATGGGGTAAAGATGTTTCTATCTTCCTATGTAAAAGAGCTGAAAgtgggaggagaaagaaaaatgaggcaGAGGACCATAGGATGAGCCTGTGCCCAACACGTGTGCTGTGTGTTGGGAGGGAAATGGCTTTCTACAAGTGTTTCCAAGGAGATCCTGCCAGAGATGAGGCCCTTGTCCTACAAAAGGGAtggaaaaaatcataaaatgcaGTATCAAAGAGACATTACTGTTTTTTCATGTAGACTCTTTGGTTCCTTTTGAAGTGATAATGTTTATTTGCTATTCCCTTACTGGGATGATCTTCTATTCTATCAAATTTTCCTGTGGTTTGCATTATCCAGTCTGAATGTTGGTACTAGTGCAGATCAGGAACAATACAACCAAATCATGTGAGTTGTGCTGCTGGCATGAAGACTGGGGTTAAAGTCTAGAGATTAGGCCATTGGATGTGCTCATCTGCTTGGGTGGGGGCACTTCCACCCATGGACTTGAGATGGGATTTTCACAGGCTTCTGGCATGGACATGGGGTCAAATTGCTGGGGGGAAACAGTTGGACCAAAGCTGAGAATACTCAGTGGAAGGGAGTCCGTCCCATCTCATCCACATCAAGGGATTTTTGGAAAATTCTCCCAGGGAATATTCAATCAGTTGAAGGAAGCAAGAAATCCTCAGACTTTCTGAAAATTAACACAGCCCTTAACAGATTGTGAATTGTTCTGAACAACAAATATCTTTGCATggaaaaaagccaaattaaaTCTAAACTAAGGGCAAAAGAAATCCTTGCAGAGAAGGTGAGTCACTGAATTAGAAGTCATACAGGGAACCTTTTGTATCTTGGCCACACAACCAGTGCCAATGACAGTGTCTTTCTGCTAATGAAAGGGGATCAGAGATATAGacagaaaaccacaaaatatttccaataaTTTGATCTGAAACTAAAGCCTTCAGTTTGTAAAAGATgatcaaagaaaagaaaagattatGACTTCTTTTGTATGTACTTTTAGATCAATTCCTTTGATCCTTAGGTTAGAAAAATTGAAGTCCTTTCCTTTCACAGTCAAAGCCCTGTCTAAACTCCTCAGGGAAATTTAAGAGATTAAGAAAACAATGATCTATTTCACATGGAAACCTGTCTGAAATGGTGACACACTGAGATGTTAATCCCAGTTAACTTAATCCATGAATGCAAAACCTACCAGTTAAATTACCTGTGGGATAAAGAAAGAATTGCTTACCTGGTACAGTAAAAGAAACAGTAAGATCTTGCTGTGATTTTTATGCTGGTATGGTGTGGCAGCTTTTCTGCAAACCTTTTGTTTCttgatttttgaaaaattttgttACGTGGGATCCTCCTCTGTGGCCAGAGATTCTGTTCTGGCATGTGCTGTACCTTCCCACAGAAAAAACCTCCTGGTTTGAAGGCAGCCCCTGAGAGAGGGAAAGCATTAATGCcacctgctcctgtccctgtctctttttaaagaaatacttaaaatttttttaaatcctcatTAAAACAGCCCAGATTACATCTGCAGGCTGGTTAACCTGTGCTACAGAAACAGGAGTGAACCCCTTGTCAGCTGCACAGCAATAACTGGCTACTTTTCTGCTCCCACaggcaaaatgaaaattcaggAGTATTTTGGAAGAATATCTTACAACAAGCCCCATAAGGATGCAGACTTGCAAACCCTGACAGCCATCTTCCAGCATCACATCCACAGCATTCCTTTTGAGAACCTCAGCATGCACTGTGGGGAGCCCATTGAACTGGATTTGCAGGCTATTTACAATAAGATTGTGAGAAAGAAACGTGGTGGATGGTGCCTGGAAACCAACTACCTCCTCTTCTGGGCCTTGCAAGAATTAGGGTATGACATCTGTATTCTTGGTGCAAACAGCTATGAACCAGCAGAGAAGGGATACACTGCTCAGATAAACCATATCCTGCTGAAGGTGGTGATCAAGGGAGAGCCCTACATAGTAGATGCTGGGTTTGGTGGTGCCTACCAGATGTGGCGGCCGCTGATGCTGATTTCTGGGAAGGACCAACCCCAGGCTCCTGGCATTTTCCGCTTCATGGAAGACAACGGCACCTGGTACTTGGAGAAAGTCAAAAGGAAGCATTACATTCCTGAGCACAGCAAGAATGACTTCCCTCATACTCCAGAACTGGGGAATATCcgaaaaatacataaatttaCCCTCGAGCCACGGCACATAGATGACTTCCAGGAGCTAAATGCGTACCTCCAAGTGTCTCCAGATAACATCCTTCGGAAGAAGTCAATCTGCAGTCTCCAAACCACCAATGGGGTCCTTGCCTTAGTTGGATGGACCCTCACAGAGATGAAGTACAACTACACAGAGGACATGGACCTGGTGAACATCACAACCCTTACAGATGAAGAGGTTGAGAAGACACTGAAAGATAAATTCAGTATAGAACTGGAGAACAAACTCGTACCAGTAAATGTTCGTGGCTTGCCACCTAATTTAGTGGATAAGATATAACTGCAacactgtgctagatggatctTTAAATAGCCAAGAGGAAAATTCTAAAATTAACATTAATTACAATAATCTCATTTTTAACTCGAGCTAGTCACAAAGCTTGGTAAATTCCAGTATATTGCTAATTAACTACATATATCAAttgcatattttttattaaacctCTCCTTCTTTAGAAACCAAGACATCTTACTAgctctgttttgctcatctggAAGTTGGTTTTTGACTCCTGAACTTTATGTTCACCTTCTCAAGAACTCATTTTATTGCAGATATATTTTGTGGCAAATGAGACCAAAATTATGCAGAAGGAGAGGTTGTGTTACCATTTTTCAAAAAAGACCTCTATCCTTTTTTGGCATTATTTGCAATCTTCTCAGTCACTTTTACAAATTATTCACTTCTCTTAACAATCTTAAAGTTGAGCTGAATTTGGCCTTTAAATactgtagaaaaaaagaaaggttaaGACTTTCTCAAAACAAGCCACCATTAGGTGCTGCTTGGCTTATGAAAAGTTGAAAGACTTAAGTCCTCTTCCCTTTTCAGAAATTGACTTAAAGTAAGATATTTATCCAAGGGTACCTAACCCCCTTCCAAGATCTCTCTAATTTTGAGTACCCACTTTTTCTGAGTCTGATTTATCTGTGTCTGAATTCACAATAAGATCTGTAGAAGATGAGATGATTCAACAGTTCTTAACAATCAGGCTTTTGGTAtcacaactggaaaaaaagttAGATCAATCTTGGCACACTATAATCTAAACTTTCGGGACCACACATTCATGTGATGTCAAGAGGAGACGATGGTATTATAGATAAAATCTTCATATTTATTACAAACAGTATTCTGCACAAAATCTACCTTAAAAAGTGTGGATGCAAAAGAAAGCCCTGGGAAGTGAGGACATGCCACCAGTGTGGTTGCACAGCAAGATATCGAGGACACAGAAGCCTTTTCCCTGATGATACCTGTGGTACTGTACAGGATGTGCCATGAAAGAGGGCAACAGAAGAACATCAGCCAAGAAAAAGACTTTGATTCTTGTTTTAGTCAACCACACAGACCCATGGGGCACCTGGTGTGCTTAAAACTCAGGTGCTTCCCCACGTGCAGTCTAATGTGCTCTTTACCTTTCCCAGAGGCCTCCTCTGATATTCCACCTCTATCCAGTGAAGGGGAGACAGGCTTGACTGGAGAGAATTAAATAAACAGCACTGCAATGCTGTGAGGATGCAGGAGGCCAGCTTTTAGAGCAGAAATGCATTACTtcatgcaaataaatatttgtcatGGCATTCATCAGCTCCACAATAACTCCCTGCTACAGCTTGAGTTGAACAGCTTGAAACAGTTCCTGTGTGGACAAAGAAAGCTCATCTGTGCATCCATCGAGCTCAGCCTGCAACACAGCCTGCAACACCTTGGCACCTCAGTGTACCCACCAGGGCACAGATGAACATCCTCCACTGCAAAGAGCTGGTttgcaaaataataatatttaattaaaaaaagttataaCGCCATCTGCAACTGCCTACTGTAATTATTTTACATAGAAAACGAGTTCATTCTGGTCTTAACTAGGGGAAGGCATAAACATCTACTAATAGGAAGAAACAAAGTTTAATTTGCTCACGGATCAGCGAAGTCCAAAAATGTGAATTCTTCTTGGATGGACTCTGCCCTTTCGTGGAATTTAAGATTCAGAGGCGAGGACCAGCAGAGCTTAGAAAGACAACCCTCACAATCTGTATCCACTCCTGGCTCCACTGACTGCTGCCCCTGTAATAAACCCCCCAGAAATTGAATACCTCAATAAATAAAAAGGGATCTCGTTAGAGGtaagtttattttcttaaaaatcccCTCCAAAGAAAGATACAAACCCCTGGTTTCTTTATGATGGTAAAGGTCATGGACAATAACATAAATGTTCTAAAATGTTCTAAAAATGTGTGGACATAGAGCTAAAATATCACTTGCTAAACAGGAGCTGTTAAAGAGGGCAAAACAGTGATGTGCGATTTCAATTCTTCTACCTTTCACTCTTCAGGAGAAGCTTCATTTCACTATAAAATAGATTCTTTTGTTTAGGTACAATAGTAGATATAAATTTAGAACTGCAACTTCTTATTGGAAGTCGTGCTTTTAGATACTTGAATTTGCAATTTGCAAGTGCAAAGGAAGCAAAAGTTCAGACTAATAATCAATACACTCTGCTTTAAGGGAATAAAATTACAGCTCCTcaaaaacaactttaaaaaattacagacTCTGGGTTGTACAACCCAGGAAGTCCATGTGCTGATGTATTAGGATAAAGAAGATAACATATTTTCAACAGTGGAATTGCTGATACTGTGTATAATCCTGGTAAGGAATAGTTTTGTATGAACACCTTCATTTGCACCTTTAATATTCTTTTGCTGATGTTTTTCTGTACATAAATCATAACCACATTTGTGGGCGACCTTTTCAGTACCTGCCTTTTCATCTGGTCTGCTCACATTTCAAAAGAACAGTGGCTTTCATCTCCTGCAGTACAGATCTAGTGCCGATCAAGCATATTAtggagctgcagaaagaaattacaaataATACAAACTTGAGAACCAGCTTTATACTGGTGTGATCTATTTAGCATTCACAGTCAGAGTGATAGGATCAGATATGCTCAGATTCTGCAAATCAAAAGTGCCATGACTTTTATGTTACACTGAACAAATATTATTACATTGAACATATCCTCCAACAATACACTTAGATATCACTGGAAGCTAAATTCCTCTCTGTAGCAGGTAATGTGTAGTTTTTGCTGGTGCTCTCTGTTCACTTGGGACAGGTGCATCCACACCATGAATATGCACAGCATGAATCTGCCACTGAGAATCATTTTGAGAAATTCTAGTTTGCAGTAAACATTCAATAGTTCACTGCTGAGTTAAAGGATTGGTGAGT includes the following:
- the LOC136561066 gene encoding arylamine N-acetyltransferase, liver isozyme-like — encoded protein: MKIQEYFGRISYNKPHKDADLQTLTAIFQHHIHSIPFENLSMHCGEPIELDLQAIYNKIVRKKRGGWCLETNYLLFWALQELGYDICILGANSYEPAEKGYTAQINHILLKVVIKGEPYIVDAGFGGAYQMWRPLMLISGKDQPQAPGIFRFMEDNGTWYLEKVKRKHYIPEHSKNDFPHTPELGNIRKIHKFTLEPRHIDDFQELNAYLQVSPDNILRKKSICSLQTTNGVLALVGWTLTEMKYNYTEDMDLVNITTLTDEEVEKTLKDKFSIELENKLVPVNVRGLPPNLVDKI